A single window of Sphingobacterium sp. ML3W DNA harbors:
- the rplS gene encoding 50S ribosomal protein L19: MDLVKFVEEQAVIINEVPAFKAGDTISVHYKIREGNKERIQIYQGVVIQLNSEGVNSTFTVRKISNGIGVERIFPVNSPNIEKIVVNSYGKVRRAKLFYLRGLTGKAARIKSKRI, encoded by the coding sequence AGCGGTAATCATAAATGAAGTTCCCGCATTTAAAGCAGGAGACACCATAAGCGTTCATTATAAAATTCGCGAAGGAAATAAAGAGCGTATCCAAATTTACCAAGGTGTGGTTATCCAATTGAACAGTGAAGGTGTTAATTCAACTTTTACTGTACGCAAAATTTCAAATGGCATTGGTGTGGAACGTATTTTCCCTGTAAATTCGCCAAACATTGAAAAAATTGTAGTAAACAGCTACGGTAAAGTACGTCGCGCTAAATTATTTTATTTACGCGGTCTTACTGGTAAAGCTGCTCGTATTAAGTCTAAAAGAATCTAA